One region of bacterium genomic DNA includes:
- the lptB gene encoding LPS export ABC transporter ATP-binding protein: protein MKLQAHNLVKIYKGRRVVSDVSLSMSTGETVGLLGPNGAGKTTTFYMMVGLVKPDEGKVTLDDKDITNKPMFMRARLGLGYLAQEPSVFRKLTVAENILLVLEMHGVSKKERLVRTDQLLNEFGLTHVRNSKGQVLSGGERRRVEIARALATDPRFILLDEPFTGVDPIAIGDIQDIVRHLKDKGIGIVITDHNVRETLAITDRAYIMSEGEIKTAGASADLPNDPIARKFYLGDRFEM, encoded by the coding sequence GTGAAGCTCCAAGCACATAACCTGGTCAAGATATACAAGGGACGCCGTGTGGTCAGCGATGTCAGTCTGTCCATGTCCACAGGCGAGACTGTCGGCCTGCTGGGTCCGAACGGTGCGGGTAAGACGACTACTTTTTATATGATGGTCGGCTTGGTCAAGCCCGACGAGGGAAAGGTGACCCTTGACGATAAGGACATAACAAACAAGCCCATGTTTATGCGCGCGCGTCTGGGTTTGGGTTATCTTGCGCAGGAGCCATCTGTATTCAGAAAGCTTACTGTGGCGGAGAACATCCTGTTGGTGCTGGAGATGCATGGCGTCAGCAAGAAGGAGAGATTGGTTCGCACAGACCAGCTACTGAATGAGTTCGGCCTGACGCATGTGCGCAACAGCAAAGGCCAGGTCTTATCCGGCGGTGAGCGCAGACGGGTGGAGATAGCCCGCGCCCTCGCCACCGATCCGAGGTTCATTTTGCTGGACGAGCCGTTCACGGGCGTCGACCCGATTGCAATCGGCGATATCCAGGATATTGTCCGTCACCTCAAGGACAAGGGTATCGGCATAGTAATTACTGACCACAACGTGCGTGAGACCCTCGCCATCACCGACCGCGCCTATATAATGTCCGAGGGCGAGATAAAGACCGCTGGAGC